The Hypanus sabinus isolate sHypSab1 chromosome 5, sHypSab1.hap1, whole genome shotgun sequence genome has a segment encoding these proteins:
- the LOC132394866 gene encoding uncharacterized protein LOC132394866 produces the protein MVFVLFGQKVFYWGRVFVLFGQKVFYWGSVFILFGQKVFYWGRVFVLFGQKVFYWGSVFILFGRKVFYWGRVFVLFGQKVFYWGRVFVLFGQKVFYWGSVFILFGQKVFYWGRVFVLFGQKVFYWGSVFILFGQKVFYWGRVFLLFGQKVFYWGRVFILFGQKVFYWGRVFVLFGQKVFYWGSVFILFGQKVFYWGRVFVLFGQKVFYWGSVFVLFGQKVFYWGSVFILFGQKVFYWGRVFILFGQKVFYWGRVFVLFGQKVFYWGRVFVLFGQKVFYWGSVFILFGRKVFYWGRVFVLFGRKKLFYWGEEGVL, from the exons atggtgtttgttttatttggacagaaggtgttctattgggggagggtgtttgttttatttggacagaaggtgttctattgggggagtgtctttattttatttggacagaaggtgttctattgggggagggtgtttgttttatttggacagaaggtgttctattgggggagtgtctttattttatttggacggaaggtgttctattgggggagggtgtttgttttatttggacagaaggtgttctattgggggagggtgtttgttttatttggacagaaggtgttctattgggggagtgtctttattttatttggacagaag gtgttctattgggggagggtgtttgttttatttgggcagaaggtgttctattgggggagtgtctttattttatttggacagaaggtgttctattgggggagggtgtttcttttatttggacagaaggtgttctattgggggagggtgtttattttatttggacagaaggtgttctattgggggagggtgtttgttttatttggacagaaggtgttctattgggggagtgtgtttattttatttggacagaaggtgttctattgggggagggtgtttgttttatttgggcagaaggtgttctattgggggagtgtgtttgttttatttggacagaaggtgttctattgggggagtgtctttattttatttggacagaaggtgttctattgggggagggtgtttattttatttggacagaaggtgttctattgggggagggtgtttgttttatttggacagaaggtgttctattgggggagggtgtttgttttatttgggcagaaggtgttctattgggggagtgtctttattttatttggacggaaggtgttctattgggggagggtgtttgttttatttggacggaag aagttGTTCTAttggggggagg aaggtgttctataG
- the LOC132394732 gene encoding uncharacterized protein LOC132394732, which produces MFVLFGQKVFYWGVVFVLFGQKVFYRRQCVCFIWTEGVLLGEGVCFIWTEGVLLGGGCLFYLDGRCSIGGGCLFYLDGRCSIGGGCLFYLDRRCSIGEGCLFYLDGRCSIGGGCLFYLDRRCSLGGGCLFYLDLRCSIGGGCLFYLDRRCSIGGRVFVLFGRKVFYWGSVFVLFGQKVFYWGMVFVLFGQKVFYWGRVFVLFGQKVFYSGRVFVLFGQKVFYRRLCVCFIWTEGVLLGEGVCFIWTEDVLLGEGVCFIWTEGVLLGKGVCFIWTEGVLLGEGVCFIWTEDVLLGEGVCFIWT; this is translated from the exons atgtttgttttatttggacagaaggtgttctattggggggtggtgtttgttttatttggacagaaggtgttctataggaggcagtgtgtttgttttatttggacagaaggtgttctattgggggagggtgtttgttttatttggacggaaggtgttttattggggggagggtgtttgttttatttggacggaaggtgttctattgggggagggtgtttgttttatttggacggaagatgttctattgggggagggtgtttgttttatttggacagaaggtgttctattggggaagggtgtttgttttatttggacggaaggtgttctattgggggagggtgtttgttttatttggacagaagatGTTCtcttgggggagggtgtttgttttatttggacttaaggtgttctattgggggagggtgtttgttttatttggacagaaggtgttctattggggggagggtgtttgttttatttggacggaaggtgttctattgggggagtgtgtttgttttatttggacagaaggtgttctattggggaatggtgtttgttttatttggacagaaggtgttctattgggggagggtgtttgttttatttgggcagaaggtgttctattcggggagggtgtttgttttatttggacagaag gtgttctataGGAGGCtgtgtgtttgttttatttggacagaaggtgttctattgggggagggtgtttgttttatttggacggaagatgttctattgggggagggtgtttgttttatttggacagaaggtgttctattggggaagggtgtttgttttatttggacggaaggtgttctattgggggagggtgtttgttttatttggacagaagatGTTCtcttgggggagggtgtttgttttatttggacttaa